CACAGTCTGAACTGAAGCATTACACTGAACTTTTTACAGCAAACAAGAACGGCGTCATTCCTAAGAGAATTCTCGTGCAAGGGCAGACGGGAATTGGAAAAAGCACGTTTGTTAAGAAACTGCTTGTTGATTGGGTTGGAGTTAATAAGGGGACTGATGATGAGCAAGCAGCTGTTCTGAAGAATTTTGAGCTTGTGGTTGCTGTAAATCTCAAAGAAGTGTCCAAATGTCAAAGCCTTAGAGATGTCATAACACTGTCCAATGTGTTTGCAAAGGAAGACAAGTATATGACAGAAGGCCTTGTTGATTATATCACTAACAACCAAGAGAAAGTTCTTTTGATCTTTGACGGCTATGACGAGTACCGCTGTGGACGCGACTCGGAAATTTACGAGATTTTCAGTGGAAACAACCTGAGAAGCTGCTCTGTATTACTAACAACTCGTATTTCCAAAGCTGACGAGCTACAAGGACGTGAAGACCTGCATGCTGAAATCACTGGCTTTAGCGAAGTGGATAGAAAGCGCTTTATGCGTAGATTCTTCAAGAGCGACGAAGAGGTCCGGAGGTTAGAGTCTCACTTGTATGAGAGAAAGCTGGAGGAACTGGCAAAAGTCCCCTTACTTCTCCTGTTTTTCTGTATTCTGTGGAGAAAAGGGCAGTCAgaaagctttccaaaatcgaAGACTACATTGTACATGGACATCATCCAGTTCATTTTAAATCACAGCCATAGCAAGCAAACAgatgataaaacaaaaaaagcaccTCAGTATGTGGAGCTCAAATCTTTCAAAGAGATCCTCTCTGAAATAGGTAAAGTTGCTTTACAAGGTCTTCTGAACGATGATCAGTTGTTTGAATACGGTCAGTTGTCCGATTCAGTTCGTTGTGACGAAAGCGTCTTCATCGGTTTGCTTCAAATCACTGAATACTCAGAAACCCTACGACCAGTTGGATTGGTCTCCTTTATTCACAAGAGCGTCCAAGAGTTTCTGGCCGCATGGTACGTCACCTACAGATGTATACCTGAAGGCGGGAATCTCGGTGAAATTGGAGTGAAGTTGGAGGAGTGCTTGGCTTTAGAGAATGTTTTCCAGTTTATATGCGGCCTGAGTAAAGATGGAGCATCGACGGTATTCAGGCATTTGAAGTCTGTCAGAATCTCGGATCCGTCGCTGGATTTATCCAAGGCAATACCGGACGTAGAAAACGAGACAGACGAGCCACtgagtgacgtcactgaacGTCAAGAGGAGTTCAGAgatttggttttattttcatttgcagAGGTTGAATCAGAAGCTGAGTTTTCAAGTTCTTGTTTGGATTCGCTTGGGAGTATTCTTCTTGTTTCCGATTCATTCCCTAACTACCTCTTGGAAAAGGCGATTGATACAAACTCCTGGTCTTTGGTTTTGAATAAAGGTGACCAATCTCGACGCAAGCTCGAAGCTCTGGCGTACGGAGGAGGCGGAAACCTAATCCCAACGCGGAACAAGATGGTTGAAATACTGTTTACAAAAGGTTCTAAATTTCTTAAAGTTGCACAACTTCTAgaaaaattcaataattgttgtAGTCTTCGTGGGTGTGATTTTTCCCCAATACTTTGTTTCCGTAACGGCCAGGTCTTCTTTTACATCACACAGTTACAACTGAGCTGCGAGTACCACGCCAGGCTATTCACTGACAGTGTTGTTCCTCTTCATGCAGTACATTCAACTTCAGGACAGTTATGTGTGAAATTCCTGAAAACTCTTAAGTGTTACGGTACTCGATTTTCCATGGAAAGTCTTGGTGCGGTTATCAAACATTGCAATCATTTGGAACGCATTGTTTGCAATTTCGCTCATTTTTTACACTCGTTTTCTTACGATCCCTATGATTTTAAGTTCGATTCTGACGATTCCGATGCTCATGACTCTGTTTGTTATCTCTTGGAGCAAGTACCAAATCCTAGCGTGTGCTCTTTGTCTGTTGAGGTTTGTGCCTTATCATCAACGGGAGCGATAAAGCTTGCATCTTTGTTACCAAGGTTTGAAAACGTTACCCTTCTTAAGCTTTCCTTGGTTAAATGCTCAACTGATGCAGTAACAAGATTGGTTGCTGCTATCAAGCACAGAACTCTAAAGAAACTGTCATTAATAATAGGTGAAATCAACCTGACGTCAGCGGTAGTCGAGGCGCTCTGTCAGTCGCTGCCTGAATTATTAGCTTTAGAAACACTGGCGATAGTTACCTTGGATGGATACCGTTTGCGTTTGGTTGTAAATCGTCTAGTTGATCTACATGTAACACCAAGACTGACGATAGTTGGCTTGACTGATTCCTCTGCTGAAGCAATAACAAGGTTGATTGATGTTTTTGATCACAATATTTTTAGGGAACTAGAACTGGAAAAAATCCACCTGACGCCAGTAGTAGCCGTGGTACTCGTTCAGTTGCTGTCTAAATTATCAGCCTTGCGAACACTGGCGATAAGTAGCTTGACGGAATGCTCTGATGAAGCGGTAACAAGATTGATTGACGGTATTAACCACAAGACTCTCGAGGAACTGGAACTGAGTGAAATGAACCTGACGTCAGCAGTAGCCGAGGCGCTTGGTCGGTCGCTGCCTGAATTATCAGCCTTACAAATACTGAAGATAAGTGGCTTGGGTGATTCCAGGTTGCAGCATAAGGAAGTGGAGGCGTTGTTTGGCAGATTTAACAGACCTTCTTTAAAGGAATTGTGGTTTAATGATTTCACTGCGAGAGGAAGTCTTGCTCCACTTGTGAAAAACCTGTGCCTCTTCCCCTGCTTGAAAGCATTAAGACTTGAAGACTTAGCTATGGGTGAAGCTGACTTGTCTGATATGCTCGAGAATTTGAAATTCACGCCTGATCTTCATTGGTTGTACCTGAGGGGCAATCGACTGGGACACGCAGTAAGATCAATGATCCCATACttgcttaaacagcaaaaacttgaaaaggttttttttgAGGAAAGAGATTGTTCAGAAGAAGATTTGAAGTATGTTCAGGAGGCCGTCAAAGAAAAGCGACCTCGACTGAATATTGATGCGTCATGGGTAAAACCAGCCACATCTGCAATTGCTCATTTGCCATTCAGGTTGGAAAGAGTAGGCAAAACGTACCTCcggtaatttgttgagtcttttgggggcccagaacaaggatctcggcgctGTTTGgtagacgttactaaccgaggttaaattacgtTTCCCGCGATGCAGGCTACTTGTACAACGGACAGATTGAATAATCTGGGCAGCCTATATACGAGCTCCCCTCCCCGCACAGGGACTTAATCAAAGTATAGTTTCGTTTGTGGCGCACGCTTAAGGTCATGTAATGAAACAGTTTGAGAGTTTAGCGgcaacgtttttgagcgacgcacgtcaaccggaagtggacttgcactcttgagccgtgATAGTTTTTGGGCAAATTGTCCTTATCACTATTATCTATGTCTTTACAAGAGAAAAGACACTCAGCAATACAATTTATGTAGCGTCAAGGTATATTAAAAGAGAGAAAGGCTCACTTCCGTTTgatgtgcgtcgctcaaaaacgtcgctgcttaaactccctactaGTTTCTGTGCTTGACCAGCCGTCGAGGGCTATGGGTGCTTACGAGATACCTCCCTTCAAGAGACATAACGAGAAGGAGTAACAATCCCATTTCTCAGTAAAAGGAGAAGAAGCATTTGATACGAAGAACTTCCTTtaagtagcctgaatttcagacgattacttcgaatcgtttttactccctcagttgCCGAGGGAgtgaaaacgactcgaagtaatcgtctgaaattcagtatcctttacgggatcaattttttttaaaaaaaatttcgacATGTCATTTTGAGTGGTTAAATTAataaagcttgagccacacccacagATTGGTCTTCTTTAGAACCTCAGTTTAGGGGCTTTTAAAcgagactgcaaaacagtcggtttttctcttaaaattggTTTATACGACGAAAGAGCAGAGTaagagcctcacacgccctacgggTCTGTGGGGCGGGAGAAAAAAACCTAGCGTCTCTCTCCAGcctcgctctccgttttcagctttTGTTAAATTGTTCGTACGTATagtgtacttgaatacgcaaaaataccgactgttttgcagtctacttttAAACCTACTCTCCGACAAGCATTCTACCTCCTTTCACATGCGAGTCTTTCCGAGACGAATTCTTGGCTTGTAGCCACGACACAAGGCGGCCACGTTGCCGGTTTGGTGGTCAATACAACAGACGTTTttttcgaagaatttacatgaaaatagattttagttcccagaggagagaaatgctttttgTTCTTGACCGCCAACACACTACCGTGACGTCACGCGCAAACCAACAATTGTTGATGTTAGTCAACATGTAATTAACCGAACTTTTCCTTACTTCGATGTGTGTACATACTCTGTATCTGTTGAACACCTGTTTGATGCAAGAGAGTGCGGAGCTTTATTTATTCCCGACTCTCTGTATTACAAGGGCTCGACACCCCATTTAGTCTCGTTTAGATAAACGTTAGGAAATAGGGTAATTCGGGATCAAGATTATACCCTTCGAGTGCTGTCTAACGtgataaaaaatattatggGCTATGGAGTGGTTTGAGAACCACGTGGCGTTATACTAGGGAGTCCTGTATGGCATACGCCTTTTTATTTAAGAGTAACAAAAGACTCATCGAGAGGGCTCACTTCGAAATATCATTACACTGCAAATCCAAAAAACTGTACAATATATAGTAATTAGTCAAactgcaggggcacccaacgacaattttcggaagaatatctgttcggaagacgatttgagatctagaattttggaaacatttgttgtaaaatttcttgcttgcctgcctctcctaggattttcgaacatgtaagaaatggtataattgcctatttttaacggatttttaccctaaaaaggcacctagaattttcgggagccttttttctggctgaaattttcgaaaaaataagttttgatccctattattttcggatcactagacttccAGCTAggaaacagatgaaaaatttttaggggataaaaatatgcctatatctaccgtttaaatactaaaatatgtttaacaatgctatgtttagtggttttgaactatatcctcgttgggcgCCCCTGAAACTGGGAGCGGcagcaaaaagaagaagataTTTAAGGAATGCTAACAGGCGGAACATACATATCTGGGCACTTTTGTAAAATCTCTTCGATTCAGATGTAAAAGACTGGACATgaaataacctgagatcaggcccaatttgagcggttctcatacattctctctaacggctaccgcccgccggaatgtaattttcaaagcgaaacgaaaatagagcctgatctcaggttagacaTGAAacaaaaagcattatttttctcCGGAGACAGTAACCGTGATCCAAACAGAAAAACTGGTATATGCGAGCAGCAGCAGAGGAAAGCAGATTAGCTCTAAGGGGTGCGTATAGTCCATATTTTGGAATACAGGAGAAAAACTCATGGAAGAtataatagataaaattatGACAGTGTTGGTCAGTGGTTTAATCATAAATAATCTGTTGCAGACGTTCAGGTAAAGGGGACGGCGCGTGAGATCCAGTgacggatctaggggagggggaGCCGGGGCCAAactgtagcctgttccaggatCCGTCCGCACGTTGTGAACGCCCGCAACAGGCTAGGCCACGACCgagataaaaattattttggggcAGAGCCCCCTCTCATCAAAGAGCCCACTTTACTCTCTCCTCCTCGATTCCCGTTTTTGTCCGCCCTCCGCTCCCCACCCTCCGATTGAAACGTGAATTTTTTTCGCGTGTCCTCACACCACCCTTCCCACTCCACCCTAAAGAAAGTCTACCTTGTCTAGAAGGTTCTGAAGCAGATTCTttcgctttcaacttccggctTCTCCTGAGACGTTTTCGCTTCCCTTGCTTTTAAAGGTTTTGTGACTGATTGCTTGAGTCCAAAGTAAGTCGGCTAGCTGAACTCCCTGGGTAGTCAGCGTTAATTAGTGATAAGTAGAGGTGTTCAATCCAAAACTTTTCTTCTAATTTGGAAAATTCAAGATTGCTTTGCACCCTGGATGCGAGAAAGAAGCTCAACGCAAGGAACTGACCTCTAGAAGGAAAAAGGTAAGCAAATCCTTGtattttttacccttttctCCCATATATACTTCTTCGTACCAGCGATGCGAAAAAAGgatatttttcctttacagGCGATGCAATATTGTcaggttattttaaaaatttcatcagTCTGACAGTGAGCCGAGCCGTCCGTCGAATTCGAATCGCCATATCAAAGAAAAGAGGACGATATTAACCTGATATTAGAGTTACGGCTCTTCAGCATTTTAAACAGACGAGAGATGAATTTAAATCTGtcgagaaaaaaatatcagcTGGTTAAATTTCCTGTATGTTAGTAGCATGTGCAGGTTTGATTCTTGGACTTGAAGAATCTGATGAGTAAGCACATTTGTTGTGGGG
The genomic region above belongs to Porites lutea chromosome 12, jaPorLute2.1, whole genome shotgun sequence and contains:
- the LOC140921142 gene encoding uncharacterized protein, with product MMMVSDEEKRWIVVGIAMNKVAAPVLQDAVKQGMDANYANLDRHCQLLHPPCTLKTLTHGVVRADPILKNLKFQNINNNHLVHGVYNYNFNINSSLDLAKLYLPGYLAQFSGFDDSLDMTAILHLLGFRNYIPAAVFSLYSQASADDVRKNVRNKWGHVDVTEWTDALFNDCFDKLKTLVRSLGLTAGVEKETLDQLDDWQTKGCQLIMGHAVDRDLLCLVQDEVKDLIKDYNTINSQLNVHNKQIAQLEVNVATLKDQDERKETRLVEHHKRLEALEEKLQEESENRSKEITKVLERLVSFEAQLSIRLQVVEGKVEQLEQTQTKTDDRVGQLEQRQTNTVCQVELLKHSHTKTADEVDLLKHSHTKTADEVELLKRSQTETAAKANQLDQRCAEVERIGLQLKTQKDKPETSCMKSFDLNSCRSKLEDHYQQTATVPTSVWSKKSVVDIHQIYTRLSWVKEEQTPTGTTQSELKHYTELFTANKNGVIPKRILVQGQTGIGKSTFVKKLLVDWVGVNKGTDDEQAAVLKNFELVVAVNLKEVSKCQSLRDVITLSNVFAKEDKYMTEGLVDYITNNQEKVLLIFDGYDEYRCGRDSEIYEIFSGNNLRSCSVLLTTRISKADELQGREDLHAEITGFSEVDRKRFMRRFFKSDEEVRRLESHLYERKLEELAKVPLLLLFFCILWRKGQSESFPKSKTTLYMDIIQFILNHSHSKQTDDKTKKAPQYVELKSFKEILSEIGKVALQGLLNDDQLFEYGQLSDSVRCDESVFIGLLQITEYSETLRPVGLVSFIHKSVQEFLAAWYVTYRCIPEGGNLGEIGVKLEECLALENVFQFICGLSKDGASTVFRHLKSVRISDPSLDLSKAIPDVENETDEPLSDVTERQEEFRDLVLFSFAEVESEAEFSSSCLDSLGSILLVSDSFPNYLLEKAIDTNSWSLVLNKGDQSRRKLEALAYGGGGNLIPTRNKMVEILFTKGSKFLKVAQLLEKFNNCCSLRGCDFSPILCFRNGQVFFYITQLQLSCEYHARLFTDSVVPLHAVHSTSGQLCVKFLKTLKCYGTRFSMESLGAVIKHCNHLERIVCNFAHFLHSFSYDPYDFKFDSDDSDAHDSVCYLLEQVPNPSVCSLSVEVCALSSTGAIKLASLLPRFENVTLLKLSLVKCSTDAVTRLVAAIKHRTLKKLSLIIGEINLTSAVVEALCQSLPELLALETLAIVTLDGYRLRLVVNRLVDLHVTPRLTIVGLTDSSAEAITRLIDVFDHNIFRELELEKIHLTPVVAVVLVQLLSKLSALRTLAISSLTECSDEAVTRLIDGINHKTLEELELSEMNLTSAVAEALGRSLPELSALQILKISGLGDSRLQHKEVEALFGRFNRPSLKELWFNDFTARGSLAPLVKNLCLFPCLKALRLEDLAMGEADLSDMLENLKFTPDLHWLYLRGNRLGHAVRSMIPYLLKQQKLEKVFFEERDCSEEDLKYVQEAVKEKRPRLNIDASWVKPATSAIAHLPFRLERVGKTYLR